From the genome of Vicia villosa cultivar HV-30 ecotype Madison, WI linkage group LG2, Vvil1.0, whole genome shotgun sequence, one region includes:
- the LOC131645851 gene encoding uncharacterized protein LOC131645851 gives MASSSTKVSMKLLIDTKNQKVLFAEASKSVVDFLFNLLCLPIGTVVKLLSANGMVGSLGNLYQSVENLNQNYMLPDQTKDVLLNPKAQISSTDISGFLTEKNDAKDDHGEVTKLYMCPNKCYFQVTSNNRTPCSSQPGYGGCGNIMSREVTQVGDKKVAEKKVSTNIKNGFVKDVVTFMVMDDLVIEPMSTISSITLLNKFNVKEIGTLQEKVVEMGMEEGIKLLKASLQSKMVLTSVFIKKQK, from the exons ATGGCTTCTTCTTCAACCAAAGTGTCCATGAAGCTTCTTATTGACACAAAGAACCAAAAAGTTCTTTTTGCTGAAGCTTCAAAGTCTGTTGTAGACTTTCTGTTTAACCTTCTTTGCTTGCCTATAGGAACTGTAGTTAAGCTCCTAAGTGCTAATGGCATGGTCGGTAGCTTAGGAAATCTTTATCAGAGTGTTGAAAACCTCAACCAGAATTACATGCTGCCAGACCAAACTAAAGATGTTCTCTTAAACCCAAAAGCTCAAATCTCTTCAACTGACATATCTGGCTTCCTAACCGAGAAGAACGATGCCAAAGATGATCACGGGGAAGTAACTAAGTTATACATGTGTCCTAATAAATGTTATTTTCAGGTGACATCCAATAACAGAACTCCTTGTTCTAGCCAACCTGGGTATGGTGGTTGCGGTAATATTATGTCCCGTGAAGTAACACAGGTCGGAGATAAGAAGGTCGCTGAAAAGAAAGTTTCCACCAATATTAAGAATGGTTTTGTGAAAGATGTTGTGACTTTCATGGTGATGGATGATTTGGTAATTGAGCCCATGTCAACTATATCTAGCATCACACTGTTGAACAAGTTCAATGTGAAAGAAATTGGTACTTTGCAAGAAAAAGTGGTTGAGATGGGTATGGAGGAG GGTATCAAGTTGCTTAAGGCGTCTCTTCAATCAAAGATGGTTTTGACAAGTGTTTTCATCAAGAAGCAAAAGTGA